A part of Streptomyces sp. NBC_01451 genomic DNA contains:
- a CDS encoding protein kinase domain-containing protein, with protein MSSGEHGQSAGQPEEQSTERAVEGTTDGTAGSGRLLAGRYRVVGRLGRGGMGIVWRAVDEVLGREVAVKELRTFTDAAAPELAALRLRMQREARAAARIRHPGVVAVHDVTEVDGRPLIVMELVNGRSLDDVLSERGTLDPHEAAGIGAQVMDALAAAHRVGVLHRDVKPGNILLEASGRVVLTDFGIATMEDPGDGSATHLTRSGELVGSLDYLAPERAQGKEFGPASDIWALGATLYAAVEGTSPFRRTSTWSTLTAIVAEPLPDPRQAGALAPVLRQLMAKGPEERPDAETARGLLAAVASATSGATDTPTTGLRSYGPVAAGASEAPGVAEAPEAGADGEADKAAASGAPSEPPGSGPAERTSPAPGAAQPQQVPPGFGPPEPMTSGTPGFGPAGYPAAPGAPDPGHLAAPTTFSDPAPASARPRRRGRALLAAVAVTVVLAAAGVTVALVGGEDDSEASTRPVASEDSPAAPSTGSGRADLDLSDPTPTGKGTGKSPSPSAPGNASAAEPGGDTATPAASATSGSGTTGGGTSGDAGTGTTGGSGTTGGDGTTGGTGTTGGSTTTGGATSTPDPACVSRGDGKYDCSVWRTAKSYTASGTEVGVLNAGTNYFYCQQNLGRRETYGEWTNVWWAKTDDDSGNAGVYVSDVYLKGGDNDAPVPGLPVC; from the coding sequence GTGTCTTCGGGGGAACACGGGCAGTCGGCCGGGCAGCCGGAGGAGCAGTCGACGGAGCGGGCGGTGGAGGGAACGACGGACGGGACGGCCGGGAGCGGCCGTCTGCTGGCGGGCCGCTACCGGGTCGTGGGCCGGCTCGGACGCGGCGGCATGGGCATCGTCTGGCGTGCAGTCGACGAGGTCCTCGGCCGCGAGGTCGCGGTCAAGGAACTGCGCACCTTCACGGACGCCGCCGCGCCCGAACTGGCCGCCCTGCGGCTGCGGATGCAGCGCGAGGCCCGCGCGGCGGCCCGGATACGCCACCCCGGAGTGGTCGCCGTGCACGATGTCACGGAGGTCGACGGCCGGCCCCTGATCGTCATGGAGCTGGTCAACGGCCGCTCGCTGGACGACGTCCTGAGTGAGCGCGGCACCCTGGACCCGCACGAGGCCGCCGGGATCGGCGCCCAGGTGATGGACGCGCTGGCCGCCGCCCACCGGGTCGGCGTCCTGCACCGGGACGTGAAGCCGGGCAACATCCTCCTGGAGGCCTCGGGCCGGGTCGTCCTGACGGACTTCGGCATCGCCACGATGGAGGACCCGGGCGACGGCTCGGCCACGCACCTCACCCGCAGCGGCGAGCTCGTCGGCTCCCTCGACTACTTGGCCCCCGAGCGGGCCCAGGGCAAAGAATTCGGCCCCGCCTCCGACATCTGGGCCCTGGGCGCCACGCTGTACGCGGCGGTCGAGGGCACCTCGCCCTTCCGCCGTACGTCGACCTGGTCCACGCTCACCGCGATCGTGGCCGAACCTCTCCCTGACCCCCGCCAGGCGGGCGCCCTGGCCCCGGTCCTGCGGCAGCTGATGGCCAAGGGGCCGGAGGAACGCCCGGACGCGGAAACGGCCCGCGGCCTGCTGGCGGCGGTGGCGTCGGCCACGAGCGGCGCGACGGACACACCCACCACGGGCCTGCGGTCGTACGGGCCGGTCGCGGCCGGAGCGTCCGAGGCCCCCGGAGTAGCTGAGGCACCTGAGGCAGGTGCGGACGGCGAGGCGGACAAGGCAGCCGCGTCCGGTGCGCCGTCGGAGCCTCCGGGGTCCGGCCCCGCCGAGCGGACGTCGCCCGCCCCCGGAGCCGCGCAGCCGCAGCAGGTGCCGCCCGGGTTCGGCCCGCCCGAGCCGATGACATCCGGTACGCCGGGGTTCGGACCCGCCGGGTACCCGGCCGCCCCGGGCGCACCGGACCCCGGCCACCTCGCGGCCCCGACCACCTTCTCCGATCCGGCTCCCGCGTCCGCCCGGCCCCGCCGCCGGGGACGCGCGTTGCTCGCCGCCGTGGCCGTCACCGTGGTCCTGGCCGCCGCCGGAGTCACCGTGGCACTGGTCGGCGGCGAGGACGACAGCGAGGCGAGCACCCGGCCGGTGGCGTCGGAGGACAGCCCTGCCGCGCCCTCCACGGGCAGCGGCCGGGCGGACCTGGACCTCTCCGATCCCACGCCCACCGGAAAGGGCACCGGGAAGTCCCCGTCCCCGAGCGCGCCCGGCAACGCAAGTGCCGCCGAGCCCGGGGGCGACACGGCCACCCCGGCCGCGTCGGCGACCTCGGGAAGCGGCACGACGGGCGGCGGCACCTCGGGCGACGCCGGAACCGGCACCACCGGAGGCTCGGGCACCACCGGAGGCGACGGGACGACCGGCGGAACAGGCACCACCGGCGGGAGCACCACGACCGGCGGCGCGACCTCCACCCCCGACCCCGCGTGCGTGTCGAGAGGCGACGGCAAGTACGACTGCTCCGTCTGGCGCACCGCCAAGTCCTACACCGCGTCCGGCACCGAGGTCGGTGTCCTCAACGCGGGCACCAACTACTTCTACTGCCAACAGAACCTGGGCCGGCGCGAGACCTACGGCGAGTGGACGAACGTCTGGTGGGCGAAGACCGACGACGACAGCGGCAACGCCGGTGTCTACGTCAGCGACGTCTACCTCAAGGGCGGCGACAACGACGCCCCGGTGCCGGGACTCCCGGTCTGCTGA
- a CDS encoding LacI family DNA-binding transcriptional regulator: MDDRTGLRIVADTARRPENRYGNRPTMKDVAARAGVGLKTVSRVVNAEPGVTPETERRVQEAIDALGFRRNDSARVLRKGSTASIGLVLEDLADPFYGPLSRAVEEIARAHGALLINGSSAEDPDREQELVLALCARRVDGLVIIPAGDDHRYLEPELKAGVATVFVDRPAGRIDADVVLSDSFGGARDGVAHLIAHGHRRIGFIGDMPRIHTSAERLRGYRAAMEDAGIPVEDSWMSLGVTDPERVRRAAEEMLTAPSPVTAVFAGNNRVTVTVVRVLNEQRRPVALVGFDDFELADLLRPGVTVVAQDAAQLGRTAAERLFRQLDGTLLTPERIELPTRLITRGSGELPPAD; encoded by the coding sequence GTGGACGACAGGACAGGACTGCGCATCGTGGCCGACACCGCCCGCCGCCCGGAGAACCGCTACGGCAACCGTCCGACCATGAAGGACGTGGCCGCGCGCGCCGGGGTCGGTCTGAAGACGGTCTCGCGAGTCGTCAACGCCGAACCGGGGGTCACCCCGGAGACCGAGCGCCGCGTCCAGGAGGCCATCGACGCGCTGGGGTTCCGCCGCAACGACAGCGCGCGGGTGCTGCGCAAGGGCAGTACGGCGAGCATCGGCCTCGTCCTGGAGGACCTCGCCGACCCGTTCTACGGCCCCCTGAGCCGGGCGGTCGAGGAGATCGCCCGGGCGCACGGCGCCCTGCTGATCAACGGGTCGAGCGCCGAGGACCCGGACCGCGAGCAGGAGTTGGTGCTGGCACTGTGCGCGCGGCGCGTGGACGGACTGGTGATCATTCCGGCCGGTGACGACCACCGGTACCTGGAGCCGGAGCTGAAGGCGGGTGTCGCCACGGTGTTCGTGGACCGGCCGGCCGGCCGGATCGACGCCGACGTCGTCCTGTCGGACAGTTTCGGCGGTGCCCGTGACGGGGTGGCCCATCTGATCGCGCACGGCCACCGCCGGATCGGCTTCATCGGCGACATGCCCCGCATCCACACCTCCGCCGAGCGGCTTCGCGGCTACCGTGCCGCGATGGAGGACGCGGGCATACCGGTCGAGGACTCGTGGATGTCGCTCGGCGTCACCGACCCGGAGCGGGTGCGCCGCGCGGCCGAGGAGATGCTCACCGCGCCGTCTCCGGTCACGGCGGTCTTCGCGGGCAACAACCGGGTGACGGTGACCGTCGTCCGGGTCCTCAACGAGCAGCGCCGTCCGGTCGCCCTCGTGGGCTTCGACGACTTCGAACTGGCCGACCTGCTCCGGCCGGGTGTCACCGTGGTCGCCCAGGACGCGGCTCAGCTCGGCCGCACGGCCGCCGAACGCCTCTTCCGCCAGCTGGACGGCACCCTGCTCACCCCGGAGCGCATCGAACTCCCGACCCGTCTGATCACCCGGGGTTCGGGAGAACTGCCGCCGGCGGACTGA
- a CDS encoding ROK family protein yields MHTDLVASLDIGGTKIAGALVDGHGRILLRAQRPTPALEAGETVMRAVEEVVAELTGSPLWVRATAVGIGSAGPVDASAGTVSPVNVPGWRGFPLVERVRAVTGGLPVELIGDGVAITAAEHWQGAARGHDNALCMVVSTGVGGGLVLNGRLHPGPTGNAGHIGHISVELDGEPCACGSRGCVERIASGPNIARRALANGWRPGPDGDTSAAAVAEAARTGDPVAVASFERAAQALAAGIAATATLVEIDVAVIGGGVGKAGDVLFTPLRAALKTYATLSFVQRLEIVPAQMGTDAGLVGAAAAALTRRADDTAEASV; encoded by the coding sequence ATGCACACCGACCTCGTGGCCTCGCTCGACATCGGCGGTACCAAGATCGCCGGAGCGCTGGTGGACGGCCACGGCCGGATCCTGCTGCGCGCGCAGCGTCCGACGCCCGCGCTGGAGGCCGGCGAGACCGTGATGCGGGCCGTCGAGGAGGTCGTCGCCGAGCTGACCGGATCGCCGCTGTGGGTCCGCGCGACGGCCGTCGGAATCGGCAGCGCGGGCCCGGTGGACGCCTCCGCGGGCACGGTGAGCCCGGTGAACGTACCCGGCTGGCGCGGCTTTCCGCTCGTCGAGCGCGTCCGGGCGGTGACCGGTGGCCTGCCCGTCGAACTGATCGGCGACGGCGTGGCGATCACGGCTGCCGAACACTGGCAGGGCGCCGCCCGCGGCCACGACAACGCGCTCTGCATGGTCGTCTCGACCGGCGTCGGCGGCGGCCTGGTCCTCAACGGACGGCTGCACCCCGGACCCACCGGCAACGCCGGCCACATCGGCCACATCAGCGTCGAACTCGACGGTGAACCCTGCGCCTGCGGCTCCCGCGGCTGTGTGGAGCGCATCGCCAGCGGCCCCAACATCGCGCGCCGCGCACTGGCGAACGGCTGGCGGCCGGGCCCCGACGGCGACACCTCGGCCGCCGCCGTGGCCGAGGCGGCCCGGACCGGCGACCCGGTCGCCGTGGCCTCCTTCGAACGGGCGGCCCAGGCGCTCGCGGCGGGCATCGCCGCCACCGCGACCCTCGTGGAGATCGACGTCGCCGTGATCGGCGGCGGCGTGGGGAAGGCCGGCGACGTCCTGTTCACGCCCCTGCGCGCGGCCCTGAAGACCTACGCGACGCTCTCGTTCGTCCAGCGCCTGGAGATCGTACCGGCGCAGATGGGCACGGACGCGGGCCTGGTCGGCGCGGCAGCGGCGGCCCTGACGCGCAGGGCGGACGACACGGCCGAGGCGAGCGTCTGA
- a CDS encoding ester cyclase, with protein MPTARTTSNTETLNRLHSAVNTGDPGIVSKAIDELVAPDVLFHAPVPMGATGAEALKRVWEVLLRAFPDIHVTVEETVAEGDKVVSRNTVSGTHRGEYQGLPPTGRTVAYSEIFICRFADGRIAEIRGVVDVLAQLRQLGALPA; from the coding sequence ATGCCGACAGCCCGGACCACCAGCAACACGGAGACGCTCAACCGCCTGCACTCCGCCGTGAACACCGGCGACCCGGGCATCGTCTCGAAGGCCATCGACGAGCTCGTCGCACCGGACGTGCTCTTCCACGCGCCGGTACCGATGGGCGCGACGGGAGCGGAGGCCCTGAAACGGGTGTGGGAGGTGCTGCTGCGCGCGTTCCCCGACATCCACGTCACCGTCGAGGAGACCGTCGCGGAGGGCGACAAGGTCGTCTCCAGGAACACGGTGAGCGGAACCCACCGGGGCGAGTACCAGGGCCTGCCGCCCACCGGACGGACCGTCGCCTACAGCGAGATCTTCATCTGCCGGTTCGCCGACGGGCGGATCGCCGAGATCCGCGGAGTCGTCGACGTCCTCGCACAACTGCGCCAGCTCGGCGCCCTGCCGGCCTGA
- a CDS encoding NUDIX hydrolase, whose protein sequence is MIVVWVNGAFGAGKTTTARELNDLIPNSTLFDPEVIGGALAHLLPPKRLAEVGDFQDLPIWRRLVVDTAAAMLAELGGTLVVPMTLLRQEYRDEIFGGLAARRIAVHHVLLAPAETILRERIATREIPPDLPDGEIRVRQWSYDQIEPYRTALASWLTADAHPVDTSALTPYETAVRIAEAVGTGTVPVCDIVQTPEPTGETVASGVLLFDEQDRVLLVDPTYKAGWEFPGGVVERGEAPARAGIREVAEETGIHLTGVPRLLVIDWEPPAPPGYGGLRLLFDGGRLDSAEAGRLLLPGPELRGWRFVTEEEAADLLPPVRYERLRGALRARERGAALYLEAGVAVGQAEVE, encoded by the coding sequence GTGATCGTCGTCTGGGTCAACGGCGCGTTCGGTGCGGGGAAGACCACCACCGCACGGGAACTGAACGATCTGATCCCGAACAGCACGCTCTTCGACCCCGAGGTCATCGGCGGCGCACTCGCGCACCTGCTGCCGCCCAAACGCCTCGCCGAGGTCGGCGACTTCCAGGACCTGCCGATCTGGCGGCGGCTCGTCGTGGACACCGCGGCCGCCATGCTCGCCGAGCTCGGCGGGACCCTGGTGGTGCCCATGACGCTCCTCCGCCAGGAGTACCGCGACGAGATCTTCGGCGGTCTCGCCGCCCGCCGGATCGCGGTCCACCATGTGCTCCTCGCCCCGGCGGAAACGATCCTGCGCGAGCGAATAGCCACCCGGGAGATCCCACCGGACCTCCCGGACGGAGAGATACGCGTACGGCAGTGGTCGTACGACCAGATCGAGCCGTACCGGACGGCGCTCGCCTCCTGGCTCACCGCCGACGCCCACCCGGTCGACACCAGCGCCCTCACCCCGTACGAGACGGCCGTACGGATCGCCGAAGCCGTCGGCACCGGGACGGTGCCCGTGTGCGACATCGTGCAGACCCCGGAACCCACCGGCGAGACGGTGGCCTCCGGGGTCCTGCTCTTCGACGAACAGGACCGGGTCCTGCTCGTCGACCCGACCTACAAGGCCGGCTGGGAGTTTCCCGGCGGGGTCGTCGAGCGGGGCGAGGCACCCGCGCGCGCGGGCATCCGCGAGGTCGCCGAGGAGACGGGCATCCACCTCACCGGCGTACCTCGGCTCCTCGTCATCGACTGGGAACCGCCCGCGCCGCCCGGCTACGGCGGACTGCGCCTGCTCTTCGACGGCGGGCGGCTCGACAGCGCCGAGGCCGGGCGGCTGCTGCTGCCCGGCCCCGAACTGCGCGGCTGGCGCTTCGTCACCGAGGAGGAGGCCGCCGACCTGCTCCCGCCCGTCCGCTACGAGCGTCTGCGCGGAGCGCTGCGGGCACGCGAGCGGGGCGCCGCCCTCTACCTGGAGGCGGGGGTGGCGGTGGGACAGGCCGAGGTGGAGTAG
- a CDS encoding dipeptidase — translation MSSNPVAETVASLMPRARAELTELVAFKSVADFEQFPKSESEAAANWVADALRADGFQDVALLDTPDGTQSVYGFLPGPEGAKTVLLYAHYDVQPPLDEAGWETPPFELTERDGRWYGRGAADCKGGLIMHLLALRALRANGGVPVNVKVIAEGSEEMGTGGLQRYAEDHPELLAADSIVIGDSGNFRAGLPTVTSTLRGMTMLRVKVDTLEGNLHSGQFGGAAPDALGALIRVLDSLRAEDGSTTVDGLTDEASWDGLRYDEEQFRTDAKVLDGVELIGSGTVADRIWARPAVTVLGIDCPPVVGATPSVQASARALVSLRVPPGVDAAAATKLLEAHLTAHTPWGARVSTEQIGEGQPFRADTASPAYAAMAEAMAVAYPGQEMQYAGQGGSIPLCNTLASLYPRAEILLIGLSEPEAQIHAVNESVSPEELERLSVAEALFLRNYAAS, via the coding sequence ATGTCCTCGAATCCGGTCGCCGAGACCGTCGCCTCCCTCATGCCGAGGGCACGGGCGGAGCTCACCGAACTGGTGGCGTTCAAATCGGTGGCGGACTTCGAACAGTTCCCGAAGAGCGAGAGCGAGGCCGCCGCGAACTGGGTCGCCGACGCGCTGCGCGCCGACGGGTTCCAGGACGTGGCCCTGCTCGACACCCCGGACGGCACCCAGTCGGTGTACGGCTTCCTGCCCGGCCCCGAGGGCGCGAAGACCGTCCTCCTCTACGCCCACTACGACGTGCAGCCGCCGCTCGACGAGGCCGGCTGGGAGACCCCGCCGTTCGAGCTGACCGAGCGCGACGGCCGGTGGTACGGGCGCGGCGCCGCCGACTGCAAGGGCGGCCTCATCATGCATCTGCTCGCGCTGCGCGCCCTCAGGGCGAACGGTGGCGTGCCGGTCAACGTCAAGGTGATCGCCGAGGGTTCGGAGGAGATGGGCACGGGCGGTCTGCAGCGGTACGCCGAGGACCACCCCGAGTTGCTGGCGGCCGACTCGATCGTCATCGGCGACTCCGGCAACTTCCGGGCCGGTCTGCCGACGGTCACCTCGACCCTGCGCGGCATGACCATGCTGCGGGTCAAGGTCGACACCCTCGAAGGCAACCTGCACTCGGGCCAGTTCGGCGGGGCCGCGCCGGACGCGCTGGGCGCGCTGATCCGCGTACTCGACTCGCTGCGGGCCGAGGACGGTTCGACGACGGTCGACGGGCTCACGGACGAGGCGTCGTGGGACGGGCTCCGCTACGACGAGGAGCAGTTCCGCACGGACGCCAAGGTGCTCGACGGGGTGGAGCTGATCGGCTCCGGCACGGTCGCCGACCGGATCTGGGCGCGCCCGGCCGTCACCGTCCTGGGCATCGACTGCCCGCCGGTGGTCGGCGCCACCCCGTCCGTGCAGGCGAGCGCCCGCGCGCTGGTCAGCCTTCGGGTGCCGCCGGGCGTGGACGCGGCGGCGGCGACCAAGCTCCTGGAGGCACACCTGACGGCGCACACGCCGTGGGGCGCGCGGGTGAGCACGGAGCAGATCGGCGAGGGCCAGCCGTTCCGCGCCGACACCGCCAGCCCGGCGTACGCGGCGATGGCCGAGGCCATGGCGGTCGCGTATCCGGGCCAGGAGATGCAGTACGCGGGCCAGGGCGGCTCGATCCCCCTCTGCAACACGCTCGCGTCGCTCTACCCGCGGGCCGAGATCCTGCTGATCGGTCTGAGCGAGCCGGAGGCCCAGATCCACGCCGTGAACGAGAGCGTGTCCCCGGAGGAACTGGAGCGCCTGTCGGTGGCAGAGGCCCTGTTCCTCCGGAACTACGCAGCGTCCTGA
- a CDS encoding geranylgeranyl reductase family protein, giving the protein MSSENSSADDVAQQVWDVVVVGAGPAGASAAYAAAVAGRSVLLLEKAELPRYKTCGGGIIGPSRDSLPPGFELPFQDRVHAVTFSNNGRFTRTRRSKQMLFGLINRPEFDQQLVEHAQKAGAELRTGVTVSRVEQHGSAVPDRRTVAVVFQGGETVLARAVVGADGSASRIGAHVGVKLDQVDLGLEAEIPVPETVAEDWQGRVLIDWGPMPGSYGWVFPKGDTLTVGVISARGEGAATKRYLEDFIARLGLAGFEPSISSGHLTRCRADDSPLSRGRVLVCGDAAGLLEPWTREGISFALRSGRLAGEWAVRIAEAHDAVDTRRQALNYAFAIKAGLGVEMAVGRSMLKAFERRPGMFHAALTGFRPAWNAFRDITRGSTSLGELVRSHPMAGRALTALDRP; this is encoded by the coding sequence GTGAGCAGCGAGAACTCTTCGGCGGACGACGTGGCGCAGCAGGTGTGGGACGTTGTTGTGGTGGGCGCGGGACCCGCGGGGGCTTCGGCCGCGTATGCGGCGGCGGTCGCGGGCCGCAGTGTGCTGTTGCTGGAGAAAGCGGAACTGCCGCGCTACAAGACGTGCGGCGGCGGGATCATCGGCCCCTCCCGGGACTCCCTGCCCCCCGGCTTCGAACTGCCCTTCCAGGACCGGGTGCACGCGGTCACGTTCTCCAACAACGGCCGCTTCACCCGCACCCGCCGCTCCAAGCAGATGCTGTTCGGCCTCATCAACCGGCCGGAGTTCGATCAGCAGCTCGTCGAGCACGCCCAGAAGGCGGGCGCCGAACTGCGTACGGGCGTCACGGTGTCGCGGGTCGAGCAGCACGGCTCGGCGGTGCCGGACCGGCGGACGGTCGCCGTCGTCTTCCAGGGCGGTGAGACGGTCCTCGCCCGCGCCGTCGTGGGAGCGGACGGCAGCGCCAGCCGGATAGGAGCACACGTCGGGGTGAAGCTCGACCAGGTGGATCTCGGCCTGGAGGCGGAGATCCCGGTGCCGGAGACCGTCGCCGAGGACTGGCAGGGGCGGGTGCTCATCGACTGGGGCCCGATGCCCGGCAGTTACGGCTGGGTGTTCCCCAAGGGGGACACACTGACGGTCGGTGTGATCTCCGCGCGCGGTGAGGGCGCGGCCACCAAGCGGTACCTGGAGGACTTCATCGCCCGGCTGGGGCTGGCCGGCTTCGAACCGAGCATCTCCTCCGGGCACCTGACGCGCTGCCGCGCCGACGACTCGCCGCTCTCCCGCGGCCGGGTGCTGGTCTGCGGTGACGCGGCCGGCCTGCTGGAGCCGTGGACCCGTGAGGGCATCTCGTTCGCGCTGCGCTCGGGGCGGCTCGCGGGGGAGTGGGCGGTCCGGATCGCGGAGGCGCACGACGCCGTGGACACGCGTCGTCAGGCCCTGAACTACGCGTTCGCGATCAAGGCGGGGCTCGGCGTGGAGATGGCCGTCGGCCGGAGCATGCTGAAGGCGTTCGAGCGGCGCCCCGGTATGTTCCACGCCGCTCTGACCGGGTTCCGCCCCGCGTGGAACGCCTTCCGGGACATCACGCGCGGCTCCACCTCACTGGGCGAGCTGGTGCGCTCCCACCCCATGGCGGGGCGCGCCCTGACGGCGCTCGACCGGCCCTGA
- a CDS encoding nitroreductase family deazaflavin-dependent oxidoreductase encodes MPSPSTHYMKPKAFDKAMNGFIGWLARHGVSLMGTAELSVLGRKSGEWRQVPVNPLPYEGGPYLVSARGHSEWVRNMRAAGGGRLKVGRRVQEFTAVELPDAEKPVVLRTYLKKWGWEVGRFFGDVDVNSTDEELLAAAPKHPVFRITVKP; translated from the coding sequence ATGCCGTCACCGTCGACCCACTACATGAAGCCCAAGGCGTTCGACAAAGCCATGAACGGGTTCATCGGCTGGCTCGCCCGCCACGGCGTGAGCCTCATGGGCACCGCCGAGCTCTCCGTGCTCGGCCGCAAGAGCGGCGAGTGGCGCCAGGTTCCCGTCAACCCGCTGCCCTACGAGGGCGGCCCGTACCTCGTCTCGGCGCGCGGCCACTCCGAATGGGTGCGGAACATGCGCGCCGCAGGCGGCGGACGGCTCAAGGTCGGCCGCCGGGTCCAGGAGTTCACCGCGGTCGAGCTGCCCGACGCGGAGAAGCCGGTCGTGCTGCGCACCTACCTCAAGAAGTGGGGCTGGGAAGTGGGCCGCTTCTTCGGCGACGTCGACGTCAACTCCACCGACGAGGAACTGCTCGCCGCCGCGCCGAAGCACCCCGTCTTCCGGATCACCGTCAAACCGTGA
- a CDS encoding TetR/AcrR family transcriptional regulator: MSTAQGARARARIEVTSAIKDEARRQLAAEGAAKLSLRAVARELGMVSSALYRYFPSRDDLLTALIIDAYDSLGEAAEAAHAAAADTGPQRRWVAVCEAVREWALGHPHEYALIYGSPVPGYKAPDTTVPAASRVGLLLTGIVRDAHRSVGVARTPIPDELRPEAGRLTADLAPDLPPEVAMALVAAWAQVYGLVGFELFGQFNRVVEDRETFFRYAVGRIAHGVGLVFPEKE, encoded by the coding sequence ATGAGCACCGCACAAGGAGCCCGCGCCCGCGCCAGGATCGAGGTCACCTCGGCGATCAAGGACGAGGCGCGCAGACAGCTCGCGGCGGAAGGCGCCGCCAAGCTCTCGCTGCGGGCCGTCGCCCGCGAGCTCGGGATGGTCTCCTCCGCGCTGTATCGCTACTTCCCCAGCCGCGACGACCTGCTGACCGCTCTCATCATCGACGCCTACGACTCCCTGGGCGAGGCCGCCGAGGCCGCCCACGCGGCCGCCGCGGACACCGGCCCGCAACGGCGCTGGGTCGCGGTGTGCGAAGCGGTGCGCGAGTGGGCGCTGGGCCATCCCCACGAGTACGCGCTCATCTACGGCTCGCCGGTCCCCGGCTACAAGGCGCCCGACACGACCGTGCCGGCCGCTTCCCGGGTGGGCCTGCTGCTGACCGGCATCGTGCGCGACGCCCACCGGAGCGTGGGTGTGGCACGCACCCCGATCCCCGACGAACTGCGCCCCGAGGCCGGGCGGTTGACGGCGGACCTCGCCCCCGACCTGCCGCCGGAGGTGGCGATGGCGCTCGTCGCGGCCTGGGCGCAGGTGTACGGGCTGGTCGGGTTCGAGCTGTTCGGCCAGTTCAACCGCGTGGTGGAGGACCGGGAAACGTTCTTCCGGTACGCCGTCGGCCGGATCGCCCACGGGGTGGGGCTGGTGTTCCCCGAGAAGGAATAG
- a CDS encoding sensor histidine kinase → MDEQRVRGRGGGPPRSRERGPFHWERQDGGGRPGADRRIGRWLWRSTLLLTAFVLAGSQFAADQQAGEHAHLDFFARLLLIAGSALLLWRQRHPVLVVFGTATAAMVYLGAGYPYGPVFLTVALGCFSAVVAGHRRAAWTAVGMLWAGHVLIAHWLYRWLPPSGDRAASWGQEIVVAAWVAAVVTVAELVRVRREQWDRERAERAQAARRRADEERLRIARELHDVLAHSISVINVQAGVGLALLDSDPEQARSALTTIKAASKEALGEVRQVLDALRTPGDAPRAPAPGLDRLPELVEQAGGAGLTVEVRGAAPKLSPGTDLAAFRIVQEALTNVVRHSGSRHARLRVDEADGALTLCVDDDGPATGADAGGSGNGLAGMRERAAALGGTIEAGPLADGGFRVLAVLPLSVKEDR, encoded by the coding sequence ATGGACGAGCAGCGTGTGCGCGGACGCGGGGGAGGCCCGCCCCGGTCGCGGGAGCGCGGGCCCTTCCATTGGGAGCGCCAGGACGGGGGAGGCCGGCCCGGAGCGGACCGTCGCATCGGCCGGTGGCTCTGGCGTTCCACCCTCCTGCTGACCGCGTTCGTGCTCGCGGGCTCGCAGTTCGCCGCCGACCAGCAGGCGGGCGAGCATGCCCACCTGGACTTCTTCGCGCGTCTCCTGCTCATCGCCGGCTCCGCACTGCTGTTGTGGCGGCAGCGGCACCCGGTGCTCGTCGTCTTCGGCACGGCCACGGCCGCCATGGTCTATCTCGGCGCCGGCTACCCCTACGGGCCGGTCTTCCTGACCGTGGCCCTGGGCTGCTTCAGCGCTGTCGTCGCCGGGCATCGCAGGGCGGCGTGGACGGCCGTCGGAATGCTCTGGGCCGGGCACGTACTGATCGCGCACTGGCTGTACCGGTGGCTGCCGCCGTCCGGTGACCGGGCCGCCTCCTGGGGGCAGGAGATCGTCGTCGCCGCCTGGGTGGCGGCCGTAGTGACGGTCGCCGAGCTGGTCCGGGTTCGACGGGAACAGTGGGACCGGGAGCGCGCCGAGCGTGCCCAGGCCGCCCGTCGGCGCGCCGACGAGGAGCGGCTGCGGATCGCGCGTGAGCTGCACGACGTACTCGCGCACAGTATTTCGGTCATCAATGTGCAGGCCGGGGTCGGTCTGGCGCTGCTCGACTCCGACCCCGAGCAGGCCCGCAGCGCACTCACCACCATCAAGGCGGCGAGCAAGGAGGCGCTCGGGGAGGTACGGCAGGTCCTCGACGCACTGCGTACGCCGGGGGACGCGCCGCGCGCTCCGGCTCCGGGACTCGACCGGCTGCCCGAGCTGGTGGAGCAGGCGGGGGGCGCGGGGCTGACCGTCGAGGTGCGGGGCGCGGCCCCGAAGCTTTCGCCGGGTACGGACCTGGCCGCCTTCCGGATCGTCCAGGAGGCCCTCACCAATGTCGTACGGCACTCCGGTTCGCGGCACGCGCGGTTGCGGGTCGACGAAGCGGACGGCGCCCTGACGCTGTGCGTCGACGACGACGGGCCCGCGACCGGCGCCGACGCGGGTGGCAGCGGGAACGGGCTGGCCGGAATGCGGGAGCGGGCCGCCGCCCTCGGCGGCACGATCGAGGCGGGACCGCTCGCGGACGGCGGTTTCCGGGTGCTGGCCGTGCTGCCCCTGAGCGTGAAGGAGGACCGGTGA